Proteins from a genomic interval of Nocardia sp. BMG51109:
- a CDS encoding trans-acting enoyl reductase family protein, translating into MADREFDLVLFGATGFVGKLTAQYLAGAAPAGARIALAGRSPEKLTRVRDELGPTAAEWPLLVADSSDQAALDALAVRTKVVVSTVGPYLRYGLPLVRACARAGTHYADLTGEPPFIRECIDRFHDEAAASGAKIVNSCGYDSIPSDLSVYRLYRRSVEDNTGELTDTTLVAWIRGGVSGGTIASGRAIMEAIAEDPSQGSTLSHPYSLSPDKAQDPDVGRQSDQTLARASSIDPSLDGWVTTFVMAAHNTKIVRRSNGLLGWVYGKNFRYRETMSAGKSPAAPLVAAGIAGGVVAAMATGAVLSRMAVGRKVLDRVLPDPGTGPSEKTRLAGWFTMKTFAHTTSGAKYVCTFSGRGDPGYQATSVLLGESGLSLAFDELPDLAGILTPAAAMGDALTERLRTAGMTIDVDRA; encoded by the coding sequence ATGGCAGACAGGGAATTCGACCTGGTCCTGTTCGGCGCGACCGGCTTCGTCGGCAAGCTGACGGCGCAGTACCTGGCGGGCGCGGCACCGGCGGGGGCGCGCATCGCGCTCGCGGGCCGCTCCCCCGAGAAGCTCACCCGGGTCCGCGACGAACTGGGCCCGACAGCCGCGGAATGGCCGCTGCTGGTTGCGGATTCGTCGGATCAGGCCGCACTGGACGCCCTCGCGGTGCGGACAAAGGTTGTCGTCAGCACTGTCGGGCCCTATCTGCGCTACGGACTGCCGCTGGTGCGGGCGTGCGCGCGGGCCGGCACCCACTACGCCGATCTGACCGGTGAGCCGCCGTTCATCCGGGAATGCATCGACCGGTTCCACGACGAGGCCGCCGCCAGCGGTGCGAAGATCGTGAATTCCTGTGGCTACGACTCGATTCCGTCGGATCTGAGCGTGTACCGGCTGTACCGGCGGTCGGTCGAGGACAACACCGGCGAGCTGACCGACACCACGCTGGTGGCCTGGATCCGGGGCGGCGTCAGCGGCGGAACGATCGCCTCCGGGCGCGCCATCATGGAGGCGATCGCCGAGGACCCGTCGCAAGGATCCACGCTGTCGCATCCGTATTCGCTGAGCCCGGACAAGGCACAGGATCCGGACGTCGGCCGGCAGTCCGACCAGACGCTGGCGCGCGCGTCGAGCATCGATCCCAGCCTGGACGGCTGGGTGACGACGTTCGTGATGGCCGCGCACAACACCAAGATCGTGCGGCGCAGCAACGGCCTGCTGGGGTGGGTGTACGGCAAGAACTTCCGCTACCGCGAGACGATGAGCGCCGGCAAGTCGCCCGCGGCCCCGCTGGTGGCGGCCGGCATCGCGGGCGGCGTGGTGGCGGCGATGGCCACGGGCGCGGTGCTGTCACGGATGGCGGTGGGCCGCAAGGTGCTGGATCGGGTGCTGCCCGATCCGGGCACCGGTCCGAGCGAGAAGACCAGGCTCGCCGGCTGGTTCACGATGAAGACCTTCGCGCACACCACCTCCGGGGCCAAGTACGTGTGCACGTTCTCCGGCCGGGGCGATCCGGGGTACCAGGCCACCTCGGTGCTGCTCGGCGAGTCCGGGCTCAGCCTGGCCTTCGACGAATTGCCCGATCTCGCAGGCATTCTCACCCCGGCGGCGGCGATGGGCGACGCGCTCACCGAACGCCTGCGCACAGCCGGGATGACGATCGACGTCGACCGGGCCTGA